From Solibacillus isronensis, the proteins below share one genomic window:
- a CDS encoding GNAT family N-acetyltransferase → MAIKVRSVVSEDWQDVKRIYEAGIETKMATFESKAPESYDEWFGEANPQCSFVAYEEIHILGWCKLSPVSKRNVYKGVGEVSIYIDTHAKGKGIGDLLLKHMIIASEKEGFWTLESKIFKENVASLNLHIKNGFRIVGVREKIAQLDGIWKDNVLLERRNSI, encoded by the coding sequence ATGGCAATTAAAGTGCGGTCTGTTGTAAGTGAAGATTGGCAAGATGTAAAACGAATTTATGAAGCAGGGATAGAAACAAAAATGGCTACATTCGAATCGAAAGCACCAGAATCCTATGATGAATGGTTCGGTGAAGCAAATCCTCAATGTTCATTTGTGGCATATGAGGAAATTCATATTTTAGGTTGGTGTAAATTATCTCCCGTTTCCAAACGAAATGTGTATAAGGGGGTAGGAGAAGTAAGTATTTATATAGATACACACGCTAAAGGGAAAGGAATCGGTGATTTATTATTAAAGCATATGATTATAGCTTCTGAAAAGGAAGGTTTTTGGACTCTAGAATCCAAAATCTTTAAAGAGAATGTTGCTAGCCTCAACTTACACATCAAGAATGGCTTTCGTATTGTTGGAGTGCGAGAAAAGATCGCTCAATTAGATGGAATATGGAAAGATAATGTGCTATTAGAAAGAAGAAATTCTATCTAA
- a CDS encoding MarR family winged helix-turn-helix transcriptional regulator produces MENKREIFHILTRRFGLLNKNCCTVGSFEISTIQSHIIYEIDKKKTPSMQQIAETLAMDITTFSRQIQTLIKMDLVRKTPSPQDKRVSILSLTTQGKFVATTIDESMNTYLEEVFSHMNDFEKETVLRSIQLLNEAMSKSKVCCTPLY; encoded by the coding sequence ATGGAAAACAAACGCGAAATTTTTCACATACTAACACGAAGATTTGGCTTATTAAACAAAAATTGCTGCACTGTTGGATCGTTTGAAATTTCTACAATCCAAAGTCATATAATTTATGAAATCGATAAAAAGAAAACACCTTCTATGCAACAAATAGCTGAAACACTCGCAATGGATATTACAACATTCAGTCGTCAAATTCAAACACTTATTAAAATGGATTTGGTGAGAAAAACACCGTCTCCACAAGATAAACGTGTATCGATTTTATCGTTAACAACACAAGGGAAATTTGTCGCAACAACAATTGATGAGTCCATGAATACCTATTTAGAAGAAGTATTTTCACATATGAATGATTTTGAAAAAGAAACTGTGCTACGCTCTATTCAACTACTAAATGAAGCTATGTCCAAATCAAAAGTATGCTGCACCCCTCTTTACTAA
- a CDS encoding NAD(P)-binding domain-containing protein, which yields MEIKLTVKSQTSSCCSATPEPTTTCCGSTEQTKKETTSNEMAFHLNKQYPVAILGAGPVGLAAAAHLAGAGESFIVLEKGADVAKNIKSWQHVRLFSPWQYNVDKAAKELLQKHGWKMPQEDELPTGQEIREHYLQPLANIPEIKPFISFNTTVVGISKKNHDKMKSANRDQAPFVLYIEQDDETKQILASAIIDATGTWTQPNPILSDNVWTKAEKQLANKIFYGIPNVDELKNRYSGKRVAVVGGGHSAINTILELEKLKDVEITWILRKKRVEDAYGGEDKDALAARGELGSQIHNLVDEGKVKVYTPFYIQNLEQTKDGIIIKGEDPDGEQQLPVVDEIISNTGSRPDFSFLNEIRLSIDAAVESVETLAPLIDPNEHSCGTVRPHGELELRQPEAGFYIVGMKSYGRAPTFLMATGYEQVRSIVAYLTGDIEASRKVELDLPETGVCSLDLSASNTKTTCC from the coding sequence ATGGAAATTAAATTAACGGTTAAATCACAAACTTCAAGTTGTTGTTCAGCTACTCCTGAACCAACTACAACATGCTGTGGATCTACTGAGCAAACTAAAAAAGAAACAACAAGTAATGAAATGGCATTTCATTTAAATAAACAATATCCTGTGGCAATACTTGGTGCAGGTCCAGTTGGTTTAGCTGCAGCAGCACATTTAGCAGGAGCTGGTGAATCTTTTATTGTTTTAGAAAAAGGTGCTGACGTTGCTAAAAATATAAAATCATGGCAACATGTTCGTCTATTCTCTCCTTGGCAATATAATGTTGATAAAGCAGCTAAAGAGCTTTTACAAAAGCACGGCTGGAAAATGCCACAGGAGGATGAGCTTCCAACAGGTCAAGAAATTCGCGAACACTATTTACAGCCACTAGCCAATATCCCTGAAATTAAACCATTCATATCATTTAATACAACAGTGGTTGGTATAAGTAAAAAAAATCACGATAAAATGAAGTCTGCTAACCGCGATCAGGCTCCGTTTGTTTTATATATTGAACAAGACGATGAAACAAAACAAATTTTAGCAAGTGCAATCATTGATGCTACAGGCACGTGGACTCAGCCAAATCCGATTCTTTCAGATAATGTATGGACAAAAGCTGAAAAGCAATTAGCTAATAAAATTTTTTATGGCATTCCAAACGTAGATGAATTGAAAAATCGCTATTCAGGAAAACGTGTCGCTGTTGTAGGTGGTGGACACTCTGCGATTAATACAATTTTAGAGTTAGAAAAGCTTAAAGATGTTGAAATTACATGGATTTTACGTAAAAAACGTGTGGAAGATGCATATGGTGGTGAAGACAAGGATGCACTTGCCGCACGAGGTGAACTAGGCAGCCAAATTCACAACTTAGTTGATGAAGGTAAAGTAAAAGTATATACACCTTTCTATATTCAGAATCTTGAACAAACAAAAGATGGCATCATCATCAAAGGCGAAGATCCAGACGGTGAACAACAACTTCCTGTAGTTGATGAAATCATCTCCAATACGGGTAGTCGTCCAGACTTCTCTTTCTTAAATGAAATTCGATTATCGATTGACGCTGCTGTTGAAAGCGTAGAGACGCTTGCACCACTGATTGACCCAAATGAGCATAGTTGTGGTACCGTGCGTCCCCACGGCGAGCTAGAGTTGCGTCAACCAGAAGCTGGCTTCTATATTGTTGGTATGAAGAGTTACGGACGCGCACCAACGTTCTTAATGGCAACTGGCTATGAACAGGTTCGCTCCATTGTCGCTTATTTAACAGGTGATATAGAGGCTTCGCGTAAGGTGGAGTTAGATTTACCTGAAACGGGTGTATGTAGTTTAGATTTAAGTGCATCTAATACCAAAACAACATGTTGCTAA